One segment of Cataglyphis hispanica isolate Lineage 1 chromosome 23, ULB_Chis1_1.0, whole genome shotgun sequence DNA contains the following:
- the LOC126858006 gene encoding fatty acyl-CoA reductase wat-like — translation MVEVLLDRIDGQEVAIVDSNCIPGSPTKCSPRTENSSAINEKLSPIQEFYYGQSIFLTGGTGFMGKLLIEKLLRTCSGVASIYLLVRPKKGKDVHQRTEEIFDDPLFTKLRDEQPKFRHQIVAIAGDCSQPNLGMSSQDRATIIREVSIVFHVAATLRFDEKLKLAVPVNVRSTRDVLNLCKEISNLKSFVHVSTAYANCPQKVIEEKFYDSPMDSDKLIALMECVEDKLAEDITPQLLGKWPNTYTYTKAVGENVIRKQAGDLPVGIFRPAIVISTYKEPLRGWIDNLYGPTGVAAGAGTGLLRSIHCNGSVHANVVPADLTVNALIACAWDIANIRRSNNKSHSDIPIYNYVSKDNPITYDELKILSSKYGLETPSTKAIWYYSFRNNKHRIVHLFFVYFCHLLPALLVDTVTVCTGRQPRLLKVYKKIHKFMDVLNYFSTQEWKFTNDRLHALLIKLTPKDRENFFCDIRDLDWNVYFETYISGIRIYLIKDPLDTLPQARLKWQKLYWSHQVLKLILTYVALKLSWMVISILFNFFKM, via the exons ATGGTGGAGGTGCTTTTGGATCGTATCGATGGTCAGGAGGTTGCCATTGTCGACTCAAACTGCATACCAGGATCACCGACAAAATGCTCACCGAGAACGGAGAACTCCTCGGCGATCAACGAGAAACTATCGCCGATTCAGGAGTTCTACTACGGTCAAAGCATCTTTCTTACTGGTGGTACTGGTTTCATGGGCAAGCTACTGATCGAGAAGCTTCTCAGAACGTGTTCTGGAGTAGCTTCAATTTACTTGCTGGTACGTCCAAAGAAGGGCAAAGACGTACATCAACGCACCGAAGAGATTTTTGATGACCCG CTATTTACAAAACTTAGAGATGAACAACCAAAGTTCCGACATCAAATCGTCGCTATAGCGGGAGATTGCAGTCAACCGAACCTGGGAATGTCCTCCCAAGATCGGGCCACCATCATTCGGGAGGTTTCAATCGTTTTTCACGTCGCAGCTACGCTCAGATTCGATGAGAAATTAAAACTAGCGGTACCCGTTAATGTCAGAAGTACGAGAGATGTTCTGAATCTTTGCAAGGAGATCTCGAATCTGAAG TCTTTTGTGCACGTGTCGACTGCGTACGCAAACTGTCCACAAAAAGTGATCGAGGAGAAGTTTTACGACTCGCCAATGGACTCTGACAAACTAATTGCGCTTATGGAATGTGTGGAAGACAAGTTGGCTGAAGACATCACTCCGCA ATTATTAGGAAAATGGCCAAACACCTATACCTATACGAAGGCAGTTGGTGAGAATGTGATTAGGAAACAAGCTGGTGACTTGCCAGTCGGCATCTTTCGTCCAGCCATTG taATATCAACGTACAAAGAACCGTTACGGGGTTGGATCGACAACCTGTACGGACCGACAGGAGTTGCTGCTGGTGCTGGAACTGGATTGCTGCGATCAATCCATTGCAATGGCTCGGTTCACGCAAATGTGGTACCTGCCGATTTAACTGTTAACGCTTTAATCGCGTGCGCGTGGGATATAGCAAACATACGAAG ATCGAATAACAAATCGCATTCTGACATTCCGATTTATAATTACGTGTCTAAGGATAATCCGATAACTTATGATGAACTGAAAATACTGTCATCGAAATATGGTCTCGAAACTCCTTCGACCAAGGCAATCTGGTATTACAGCTTCAGAAACAATAAACACAGGATAGTTCATCTATTCTTTGTATACTTTTGTCATTTGCTCCCGGCTTTGTTGGTCGACACTGTGACTGTCTGTACTGGAAGACAACCGAG GTTacttaaagtttataaaaagatacataaatttatggatgtattaaactatttttccACGCAAGAATGGAAATTTACTAATGATCGATTACACGCACTGTTGATAAAACTCACGCCCAAAGATCGCGAAAATTTCTTCTGCGATATACGTGATCTCGATTGGAATGTTTACTTCGAAACGTATATTAGTGGAATAAGGATATATCTCATTAAGGATCCCTTGGATACCTTACCACAGGCACGCCTCAAATGGCAAAA ATTATATTGGAGCCATCAAGTGCTGAAACTCATACTGACCTATGTTGCTCTCAAGTTATCCTGGATGGTCATATCTattcttttcaactttttcaaaatgtga